One window of Medicago truncatula cultivar Jemalong A17 chromosome 2, MtrunA17r5.0-ANR, whole genome shotgun sequence genomic DNA carries:
- the LOC25486007 gene encoding ethylene-responsive transcription factor ERN2-like: MVAQATDNGIRSRKKSSRGHHRFVGVRQRPSGRWVAEIKDSLQKVRLWLGTFDSAEEAARAYDTAARALRGANARTNFELPESETNGSGGSKRGAGSKFMLENTEPFSFEDVSDSGSGSEHGLLGALKAKLFDGKEGKFSFSFPSGSMVTKSTQNCSGKKDSSLSATYCLSQMNEAHANPLPSSLSISSNTFAKSVAIPNNDHEICQTPSMTNMLWSNEMENEFPWPIQMSHVHENHENSTSMLASGSTSNFAWPLIESNIDMTCMDQGILNSNRSDQMNMMNMQLPPLIGGASSDGFWTLDQQQQFVQCENNNSWFGSGGGSWDPLLYVPSELG; the protein is encoded by the coding sequence ATGGTAGCACAAGCAACTGATAATGGAATCCGTAGCCGAAAGAAATCATCAAGAGGTCACCACAGGTTTGTAGGAGTTCGTCAAAGGCCGTCCGGAAGATGGGTAGCAGAGATCAAAGACTCACTACAGAAAGTTAGGCTTTGGCTTGGAACATTCGACTCAGCCGAAGAGGCAGCTCGTGCTTATGACACTGCTGCTAGAGCTTTGAGAGGTGCTAATGCAAGAACCAACTTTGAATTGCCAGAATCTGAAACAAATGGTAGTGGAGGTTCAAAGCGCGGTGCTGGTTCCAAATTCATGCTAGAGAATACAGaacctttttcttttgaagatgTCAGTGACTCGGGTTCAGGTTCAGAACACGGTCTTCTTGGTGCACTCAAGGCAAAACTTTTTGACGGAAAAGAAgggaaattttcattttcatttccttCTGGTAGCATGGTTACAAAATCAACTCAGAATTGTTCTGGAAAGAAAGACTCATCATTATCAGCTACTTATTGCCTATCACAGATGAATGAAGCTCATGCAAATCCTCTGCCTAGTTCTTTGAgtatttcatcaaacacttttgCTAAGAGTGTGGCTATCCCAAATAATGATCATGAAATTTGTCAAACACCATCTATGACAAACATGTTATGGTCCAATGAAATGGAAAATGAATTTCCTTGGCCAATTCAGATGAGTCATGTTCATGAGAATCATGAAAATAGTACTAGTATGCTTGCATCTGGAAGTACATCAAATTTTGCATGGCCACTAATAGAGTCCAATATTGACATGACATGTATGGACCAAGGGATACTAAATAGTAACAGAAGTGATcaaatgaatatgatgaacatgcAGTTACCACCTCTAATTGGTGGAGCAAGTAGTGATGGGTTTTGGACATTGGATCAGCAGCAACAATTTGTGCAATGTGAGAATAATAATAGTTGGTTTGGTTCTGGTGGTGGATCTTGGGATCCTCTTCTCTATGTGCCATCTGAGCTAGGCTAG
- the LOC25486009 gene encoding uncharacterized protein, whose product MEAEEIFKLFDTCWFGFQILKEYPSSSISTISHENQHHQIQEKLTLSRIKTKHTRSISDQLNSMTSFKHDSMSPNSVLFQPQLQTILSGKDVTDFNTEAEKQIQLQLQAVPNKNIIRNGRRKSGSKSLSDLEFEEVKGFMDLGFVFSEEDKDTSLVSIIPGLQRLGKNGEEEDVSDVSAIQRPYLSEAWEDQKRRKKEKPLMKWKIPAPTNEVDMKYSLKCWAQTVASTVR is encoded by the coding sequence ATGGAAGCAGAGGAAATCTTTAAGCTTTTTGATACTTGTTGGTTTGGctttcaaattttgaaggaaTATCCAAGTTCTTCAATATCAACAATTTCTCATGAAAACCAACATCATCAAATTCAAGAAAAACTAACGCTTTCTCGTatcaaaaccaaacatacaaGGTCCATAAGTGACCAGTTAAACTCCATGACAAGTTTCAAACATGATTCTATGTCTCCAAACTCTGTCCTTTTCCAACCACAGCTTCAAACAATCCTCTCAGGAAAAGATGTCACAGACTTCAACACAGAAGCTGAAAAGCAAATACAGTTGCAACTTCAAGCTGTGCCTAACAAGAACATCATAAGAAATGGAAGAAGGAAAAGTGGAAGCAAGAGTTTATCAGACCTTGAGTTTGAGGAGGTAAAAGGGTTCATGGATCTTGGTTTTGTTTTCTCAGAGGAAGATAAAGACACAAGCTTGGTTTCAATCATACCTGGTTTGCAAAGGTTAGGGAAGAATGGTGAAGAAGAGGATGTTTCTGATGTGTCTGCAATTCAAAGACCTTACCTTTCTGAAGCATGGGAGGATCagaaaaggagaaagaaagagaaacctTTGATGAAATGGAAAATTCCTGCTCCTACTAATGAAGTTGACATGAAATATAGTCTCAAGTGCTGGGCTCAAACTGTTGCTTCTACTGTTAGATGA
- the LOC25486005 gene encoding WAT1-related protein At3g30340 produces MKSCEEWKPFMIMIAIDISFAVVNILLKKVLDEGMNHLVFITYRLSIATIFVGSIGYFRERNSRPPLTFRILCYLFFSAVVGASVTQYFFLLGIQYTSATFACAFVNMVPVVTFLLALPFGIETVNIKCNSGRAKIFGTLVCIVGALMLTLYKGKGLFNFSHHESSVKLAATRTPEKWTIGVIALILGTLFWSSWFILQSKISKRYPCQYSSTAIMSFFGAIQSAVICLFIDHDLSIWVLRGKIQIIAILYAGIIGSGLCFVGMSWCVKKRGPVFTAAFSPFVQIMAALIDIPVLHEQLYLGSVLGSILVMLGLYILLWGKSKEMKNRLIMLAEKAEETKEQEPQIQHLTVSCESRFHNIDIK; encoded by the exons ATGAAGagttgtgaagaatggaaaccTTTTATGATAATGATAGCAATTGATATTTCTTTTGCGGTTGTGAATATTCTTCTCAAGAAAGTCCTTGATGAAGGAATGAACCATTTGGTTTTTATCACATACCGTCTCTCTATTGCTACCATTTTTGTAGGTTCAATTGGATACTTTAGGGAAAG aaataGCAGACCGCCGCTAACATTCCGAATTTTATGCTACCTCTTCTTCAGTGCCGTTGTTGG AGCTTCAGTCACACAATACTTCTTCCTCTTGGGGATTCAATACACTTCTGCTACATTTGCTTGTGCTTTTGTCAACATGGTGCCTGTGGTCACTTTCCTATTGGCATTGCCATTTGG AATAGAGACCGTGAACATCAAATGCAACAGTGGTAGAGCCAAGATTTTTGGTACATTGGTGTGTATAGTTGGTGCATTGATGTTGACACTTTACAAAGGAAAgggtttatttaatttttctcatcATGAGTCATCAGTGAAGCTAGCAGCTACAAGGACACCAGAGAAATGGACTATTGGTGTGATAGCTTTGATTTTGGGAACTCTCTTTTGGTCTTCTTGGTTCATTTTACAATCTAAAATAAGCAAAAGATATCCATGCCAGTATTCTAGCACAGCAATCATGAGTTTCTTTGGAGCTATTCAATCAGCTGTAATTTGCTTGTTCATTGACCATGATTTGTCTATATGGGTTCTAAGAGGAAAGATACAAATAATCGCTATTTTGTACGCT GGAATAATTGGATCAGGTTTGTGTTTTGTGGGAATGTCATGGTGTGTTAAGAAGAGGGGTCCAGTCTTTACAGCAGCATTTAGCCCATTTGTTCAAATAATGGCAGCCTTGATTGATATCCCTGTCCTACATGAGCAGCTCTATCTTGGAAG TGTGTTGGGGTCAATCTTGGTAATGCTTGGATTATACATTCTTCTATGGGGTAAGAGCAAGGAGATGAAGAATCGTTTGATTATGTTAGCGGAGAAAGCTGAAGAAACAAAGGAACAAGAACCTCAAATACAACACTTAACAGTGTCTTGTGAATCACGGTTTCATAACATTGACATCAAGTAG
- the LOC25486008 gene encoding pentatricopeptide repeat-containing protein At3g62470, mitochondrial, protein MTLSLLHKTKTKTSISNILSTTLLLDSTHQHGPNTTQFHSLHQRRRTKTGQQMWRLPSGSSLSLSRMFHSSLNCSFDRSYCQIPLFLSHPSSFLVLQKKLLNPHLGGSFYGLPFSSFQLKFMFLDNYRPFCSVSGVESDSEDSGSCSDPNEVDRVCKVIHELFDLDRNMEAVLDECGVVLSHDLVVDVLHRFKHARKPAFRFFCWVGKRRDFEHDSRTYNTMMDILGKTRQFETMVALLEEMGEKGFLTMDTFSIAIKAFASAKERKKAVGVFDLMKKYKFKVGVHSVNFLLDSLGATKLVKEAEVVYEKLRDRFVPNLQTYTILLNGWCRVRNLLEAGRVWNEMIDKGFNPDIVAHNIMLEGLLRCQKKSDGIKLFEVMKAKGPLPNVRSYTILIQDLCKQMMMREAVEYFNEMVDRGCRSDVALYTCLITGFGRQKKMDVVYDLLKEMRERGCPPDGRTYNALIKLMTSQHMPDDAVRVYKKMIQSGVEPTIHTYTMIMKSYFVTKNYEMGRSVWDEMRHKGCCPDDNSYTVFIGGLIRQGRPDEACKYIDEMMQKGMKAPQLDYNKFGADFSKYGNPAILEELARKMNFAGKFEVSNVLASWVDMMKKNSKRREATESCR, encoded by the coding sequence ATGACTCTCTCTTTACTacacaaaaccaaaaccaaaacctcAATCTCCAACATTCTATCAACAACGTTGTTGTTAGATTCAACACATCAACATGGCCCCAACACCACCCAGTTTCACTCTCTCCATCagagaagaagaacaaaaacaGGACAGCAAATGTGGCGGTTACCTAGTGGTAGCTCTTTGTCCTTGTCTCGTATGTTTCATTCTTCTCTTAATTGTTCTTTCGATCGTTCTTATTGTCAAATTCCACTTTTTTTGTCACACCCCTCTTCATTCCTTGTTCTACAAAAAAAACTGCTAAATCCCCATTTGGGTGGTAGTTTTTATGGATTACCCTTTTCTAGTTTTCAGTTAAAGTTTATGTTTTTAGATAATTATAGACCATTTTGTAGTGTTAGTGGGGTTGAATCTGATTCTGAGGATAGTGGGTCATGTTCAGATCCAAATGAGGTTGATAGGGTATGTAAGGTCATTCATGAGTTGTTTGATTTGGATAGGAATATGGAAGCTGTTCTTGATGAATGTGGTGTTGTGTTATCACATGATTTGGTTGTGGATGTGTTGCATAGGTTTAAACATGCTAGGAAACCAGCGTTTAGGTTCTTTTGTTGGGTGGGGAAAAGACGTGATTTTGAACATGATTCGAGGACTTATAATACAATGATGGATATTTTAGGGAAGACTAGACAATTTGAGACTATGGTAGCATTGCTTGAGGAAATGGGTGAGAAGGGTTTTTTGACAATGGACACTTTTTCTATTGCTATTAAGGCTTTTGCTTCGGCCAAGGAAAGGAAAAAAGCTGTTGGggtgtttgatttgatgaagaAGTATAAGTTTAAAGTTGGTGTTCATTCTGTTAATTTCTTGCTTGATAGTCTTGGTGCGACGAAGCTTGTTAAGGAAGCGGAAGTTGTTTATGAGAAACTTAGAGATAGATTTGTTCCTAATTTGCAAACTTATACCATACTTCTTAATGGATGGTGTAGGGTTAGAAATTTATTGGAGGCAGGGAGGGTATGGAATGAGATGATTGATAAGGGATTTAATCCGGATATTGTTGCACATAACATTATGCTTGAAGGGTTGTTGAGGTGTCAGAAGAAGTCTGACGGGATTAAGTTATTTGAAGTCATGAAAGCAAAAGGTCCATTGCCTAATGTTCGAAGTTATACGATTCTGATTCAGGACTTGTGCAAACAAATGATGATGAGAGAAGCTGTGGAGTATTTTAACGAAATGGTGGATCGCGGGTGTCGGTCTGATGTTGCACTTTATACTTGTTTGATCACTGGGTTTGGGAGGCAGAAGAAAATGGATGTGGTATATGATCTGCTGAAGGAAATGCGTGAAAGAGGTTGTCCACCTGACGGAAGGACATACAATGCTTTGATAAAACTGATGACTAGTCAACATATGCCAGATGATGCGGTGAGAGTATACAAGAAAATGATTCAAAGTGGCGTCGAACCAACAATTCACACATACACCATGATAATGAAATCCTATTTTGTCACAAAAAATTACGAAATGGGCCGATCTGTTTGGGACGAGATGCGTCACAAGGGTTGCTGTCCTGATGATAACTCCTACACTGTATTCATTGGTGGGCTTATAAGACAAGGCAGGCCAGACGAGGCATGCAAATATATAGATGAAATGATGCAGAAGGGGATGAAAGCTCCTCAGCTTGATTATAACAAGTTTGGTGCTGATTTTTCAAAGTATGGGAATCCTGCCATACTTGAAGAGTTAGCTCGAAAGATGAATTTTGCTGGTAAGTTTGAAGTCTCTAATGTATTAGCCAGTTGGGTTGATATGATGAAGAAAAATTCCAAGAGAAGAGAGGCTACAGAATCCTGTAGGTAG